In Gadus chalcogrammus isolate NIFS_2021 chromosome 1, NIFS_Gcha_1.0, whole genome shotgun sequence, the sequence TACTGCATCGTTGGCGAAGGCGATTGATTACAAGTGGTTATTTGACGTCATCTCTACTGTACTGTGTGGCAATACGAGTGCCGTGTAGTTGTATCATAGTAGGGCTAATTGTAGCCTAGTATACGATTAGTCTTTAAACTTTCAGATCAACGTATACATTTGTTAAATGATGTCAAACTACTTTAACACCATTGGTGTACTCTACACCAAAGAGCGTGCgagtttgttgtgttgtgttcacaGCCCCACTGTGTATGTCGGTCCTACTTCACAGACCGCTGTTGGACAACTCGCCAGCAGAGGGCGCAGATGTTCCACATCTGAACCTGAGGCCGAGGCACCAGGAGTTGATCCCGACACCATGCGGCCCGGTGAGGTCAAACACCTTCATTAAGTAGGACAATGCAAAGTATAAATAAAAGATTTCCTCCCCTATAGATTTAGTTTGTCTTTTAGTTTTGCAGGTTTAATTGGAATACATCCCCTACATGTTGCTTAGCCGGGGAAGTCGGACACATTGTATTTAACTGCACGTACACATATAAACACCTCGACAAATAAAGGAACGAAGCCTTTGAATCATGTAAGATCTCTTAATTCATTTAAGTCTCATCGTTACACGTTAGGTACATTATACATTTACAGTTTTTGCTTTTTCCAAAGTCAACCATGTTTGTCCTCCCATCATGGCACTCTAAGACactaagcgtcttagagtaccatattaagcgctatataaatttaatttattattattattattattattattattatcatcctcGTCTtcgtccccgtctccctcttcgTCCCCAGATCAAGCCCTGGGCGGAGCTGAGCCGAGCGGTGCAGCTGTACTTCTGCTTCACGCTGGCCTCCATGTGCGTGCTGCTGGGCCTCACTCTGGCCAGCTTCTGCGGACAGTACGACGCCCTCCTGGAGCAAGACTTGGGCGTCTCCCTCATCCAGCTGGTGGGAATCTGTGAGTGCCATGGCAACAACGTTTCTCATAGCAACGCATCGAAGCGCCTGTCGTCCGGATTGAACGCGTTTGGTGGAGTTGTACTCTTGTTGTGGGAATTCAGCCAGCACCTGTGATATGTAGCACCTCCTACTCTTACTGTGTGCACCACCGCTTATCATAATTACATGTACGCTAACCTCGTTTCTTTCAGATCCCTATAGCTGATCGTCACTCAGTctacccggggggggggggggggggcctttgtATCTCTCACTGGGTCGAGCAGCACTTAAAAACGTTTGCTTGTAGTTGCCCCAGTTTCAATTGTATGCAATTGCAGGTTCCTTTTGGGTGAAAAAGTAGTCCCTAGTTCATAGTTAGACGATCTCAAAAAGATTGTGTGAAAGAAGCAGGGGTTGAGGACCTGGATgtataaataacaacagtgttaaggTTTCAATTGACCACATGGCTGCTGTAGCTTTGGTTTGAGTCGTCAAAACATGAACCGAAAACAGACTGTGTGCTGGTGGAGGTCCTTTCACGAGGGGGCTCGAGAATACAAGGAGTGAGGTCCATTGTATCTGCACATTCCTTCATCCCAGTGAGTCTCTATGGAGCGTCAAAGGTCCACATAGGacgacccccccctcaccctaagATCCGACGCACACGCAGCGCACCAAAGTGGCATATTTGTTGTCCATATTTGTAGCATTTGTAGTAAAACCCCCCAAAGAAGCAGTGTGCAAACGTACCATAGTGTTTTTCCGAACACTCCTAATAGTTAATTCTTGTTTTGATGAGACAAATCAGAAACATCACTCTGGCGTCCGTCCCGACATCGTGTGCTTCCAGCGTTGCGATGCCGTTGGTGACGGTTGTGtttcctctgtgtttgtgttgcttgtGTCGACGCAGTGTTCTGCGTGTACTACGTGGTGCGGGGCGTACtgcaggagaacagacaggagctGTGTGCCTTCCTACTGAGCGTGCTCACTCTGGTCCTCCGCTCAGTGCTCAACTACAGCCTCCTGCCGCACCAGGAGCAGCAGAAGCTAatggtgacacacacagacacacacacacacacacacacacacacacacacacacacacacacacacacacacacacacacacacacacacacacacacacacacacacagccacacacacccacacacagacacaaacagatacagacacacacacacacacacacacacacacacacacacagatacagccacacacacgcacacacagacacagacagacacacacacgcagacagagacacacagacacacaaacacacagataacaagacagagacagacacacagacacacacacacacacacacacacacacacacacacacacacacacacacacacacacacacacacacacacacacacacacacacacacctaaaccaAGAGAACAACAGTAACTCAAATGACACACTTCCTACATCATGTGACATTCAATGGCTGAGTGCCCTGAGAGCTTAGCACTTTGGTTAGCACTAAGCTATTAGTAGGGAAACAGCCATCTTTCTCCTCAGAAGATGCCTTACacactttgggggggggggggggtcctgtatgtttatgtaggagtagtattagtagtaagAGCATATTTGCAGAAGTTCTTCTTTTTCTAAAGACACTTCAGTGAGTGTCAAATCTCCCTATTCCAAAGTAATGGAAAGACTGTTTGCCTTGAGGAAGTACAGTTAGGAAGTACTGTGTGCGTACTGTATTATAAAGGTCACACTTAAAGGCCAAGCGCCCCGAAAGATACTAGGCAGAAAACACTTCTACTGAAAGAAATGGTTGGACACTGATGATGCAAATCCATGATGTCACGTGACACGTGAAGCCGACTGTCTGTGTTCCTAATGCTGTGCCGTGAATAATCATCTCTTGTTCTGCCGGGCTTTCCGAACACTAACAGAACAGGTTGAACAACattacacaaaaacaaagcaatGTAGGCGGTTCAACGCAGATGTTTAAAGGGTCCCTGTgtcacaccaccaggtgtgagtgtgattgccCTTCCCTGTGCCTTGGTGACATCACGAGGGGGGGTGTCCACTTCCATCTGTCATACATCAAGGTGGAGCCTCCCActggtgatgtcactaaaacacaggaaaaagaCGGTTTtcaaacagcttgtaatggctgatcacactcacacttggAGAGGTataataggggccctttaacgCGTCGACACATGTCCCCAGTTGAGGTTTGTGTGCATactgtgtgtgggcgtggtcCACGTCGTCTGCACCTGCCTCCTCATCGGCGCGGCTGATAGGATGGCCTTTCGCGTGGGCGGGGCCTTGGAGAGCGTCCAAGAGCGGTACTTCCTGCTAAACCTGTGCTTCTccatggtgacctttgacctgcaaGCTCAGGTGAGATCCTGGAGTGATAACATATACGGAATACAAAAGAGAGAATTATTGCAGTGACTTTGACCGCTTAAGATTAACTTCGAAATGTATAACACCTTATTAACATATGTGTATTCCAATACAGTTGGCTTATATTTACAACAATTAAACCGAACAACACTTTTTGAAAAAGGCTTGCAGTTGTATATACATCGATTCTAATGAATAACTACTCGTCGTGAAAATGTGTTCCCACGACTCCAGCTGTGCTTGTGTATCTTGATGATATCGGGGAGCGAAGCCACGAACCTCAGGGACAGCATTCTGATCGGCTGCGCCTGCATCTTCTGGTCATGTCTCACTACTGTAGTCGGCGGTGTTGCTGTGAGCCGTACTTTCACTTGCTTTCACTTACTTTGACTGACAGTTGAAACTGCAACAGTTTTTTCCTGTTATCTTTACCTAAATTTCGTTATGGTTACTAACTTAAATTTGATTGGGCTGTTAATGTTATATACGAATACTGTTAAAAATATGATTATTCTGGACAGAaatcacaaaaataaatgtaaatggttatAGGCCATTTATAAGTTCTCCATCAGTTAATGTTAATGTACAATTGTTGGGTTCTAAACTGTTATCTTTTAGACTTTTTCTGTGAAATGTAATTATGAGTATTTTCTTCCCGCTCCCTAGCTTTTGAAAAAAGCCCGAGTCTTGGTTTTGGTATTCCTCCTCCTGAACATTCCAGAAGTGGTGTTTTTCATCTATCTCATGTTCACGGTGAGGGCCCGACACAAAATAGTTACCAATAGTAATtattggtcaaaaaaaaaaaatgcagctaTCGATTCTGTTTAAGTTTTCCACCTATTGCCGTtctcatttttgtgtgtgtgtgtcttcctgtgtgtgtgtcttcctgtgtgtgtgtgtgtgtgtcttcctgtgtgtgtgtgtgtgtgtgtgtgtgtgtgtgtgtgtgtgtgtgtgtgtgtgtgtgtgtgtgtgtgtgtgtgtgtgtgtgtgtgtgtgtgtgtgtgtgtgtgtgtgtgtgtgtgtgtgtaggtcatCAGCAGGTGGCCGGCAGACAGCGCCGGCCCCCACACGCTGGTGGGGGCCCTGCTCTCCGTGGGGATCAAGATGGCGCTCCTGGGGGCACTCGGCCGTCTGGACAAGCACTTCCGTCAGGGCCTGTGGGGCGCGGAGCCTATAGCTGCCGGCTGAAGCATTAGttacaaatatacatattttttccaTCATTTTCCTATTAagtacatatctatatatatacacctgtatcgatatatctctatatatatatatatatatttgatatacaTGTGCACTTTTGTGGCTAATATTTTGCCTAACGTTTTTCTTCCCCGGACTTCAGCCTACTGAAGTTTCCGAGGTTCAAGGAGATGGTCGCTAGATAGCCCCGGTGTTTAAACCAACCAACCTGTACTATGTCCGGTCACTGCCCTGCGCCGTCCACTACGCACTCAGACAAGCCGCTCGGTGCTCTCCGGTTTGCCTCGTGCGTCGGCTGTTACTACTGACGACTGTCATCCAAAGCCATGTACAGAGCACTTTTAGAACTGGGGATACAGGTCATCCATGAGCAGGTGGCTAAAGCATCTTACTAAAAAGGACATTGGGATTAAAATTCAGTTCCTTTAATGTACAGTATTAATTGACCGTGTCCTTTGTAACCCGTTAACTGACCGTCACCATGGAAACCTGTTTACTGaccgtctccatggaaacctGTTAACTGACCGTCTCCATTGTAACCTGTTAACTGACCATCACTATGAATAACCTGTTTATTGaccgtctccatggaaacctGTTTACTGaccgtctccatggaaacctGTTAACTGACCGTCTCCATTGTAACCCGTTAACTGACCATCACTATGAATAACCAGTTTTTGaccgtctccatggaaacctGTTGACTGaccgtctccatggaaacctGTTTACtgactgtctcccccccccttccccccgagCTAGAGCTGACCAGAGACACCTCTTCAtcaggagggggtggggaaaGTCAAACAAAGTGTTACGTGCAATAGTAGCTGCTGCTTGCGTTGACAACTGGTGTTTCTTGTGCAGGACGCATCGAGATGAAAATTTACAATTGTATTAAAATACCTTTTTCTTGTCATgactttttttggtatatttttTTGAAACACTGTTATGGAATTAGCACAAACTTTAGTTATTTTTACTTCAGCAATCTCGAAGATTTTCATTGTGATGGATGCATGTTAAGTTACCAACTATTGCCAAATAAAGTCCCTTCACCAAAGGGATAGCCAGAGAGAACGTAACGGAAATCTTCGAGATTTCCAATTTAACtttatgttttaatttaaacaaaaacgaCTTTAATCAGAAGATTATTAATGTTCTGCAAATTGGAATCAATAATAATGTAACGAATTTTGTTTACAACATTTAAGCAAAAGTGTACAatgaaacacatacatacatttccaTGTTAAAGATTTGTTGTTTATTAAAGTGCTCTGGGCGAGAAAAAAATAGCAGAATTCATACAgaattatttacaaatgtacCATTACAAAAGTGAGAGCGGAGAGAAACAGGTTTTGAAAGTGAAAAGCACTTTTCGCAAAGACTCGACTACTTGGCGTAATGTAAAAAACAATGAAGGAATTCGTAGTTCCTGACAGACAAAACCCAAGAAGGATCCGTTGACAAGGGTGAGACGAGAAGGGCCCCTCATTCACAAGGTTAGGTCTGAAGGGACACTGGTGGTAGCGTTTCATTGTACAACTCCTTTGTTTCTTGTGAATGATTCTTCAGTGGTCAGCCTCACGGATTTCAGTAAGGCTCTTTGTTTAACCCTTGGGCCAcggacttaaaaaaaaaagtaaacgtgtagtaaaaaaaaaagaatttatatatctatagatatataaagaTTTAGGTTTCCCAAAACCACTGGGACTTACTTCAATAATCTGTTGATTAAATCTAAACATGGAGGGAGTACCAACGTCGGGGATGCCTCTTTAACGGGTCAAGgatcagttatggttccacgtctacgcaacgcaatgaccacgcagacgctttgaCGCAGACaggaacctgttttggttctgtgtcgggttttagtgagcggaccaatcacagcccttgctgctgctgcgtcgcctcgacgcaagcttacaatttttgggagggcCACGTCACTCGCGGTGGgcacaaggagggtccgcaaggacgtaaggggtccgtaaagccccttgcgttgtgtcgacgtgggaccataactgagcctttagtAGATTGAGGAGACTGAACACAATACATGGCACACTCAACACTTACAGGAAATTAAGAGGAATGATCTCTCTTGGTCTTCTTGAAAAACATACAGTGATACGAGCTACAGTGATCAATGGGAACACTGGTCCACGGGCTGGTCGATAAGTATCCCGACTGAATAAATGACAGACCTTCCACATTATACATCAGACACGCTATACGTAttcaaaacaca encodes:
- the LOC130387661 gene encoding uncharacterized protein LOC130387661, whose translation is MDEIRPLLDNSPAEGADVPHLNLRPRHQELIPTPCGPIKPWAELSRAVQLYFCFTLASMCVLLGLTLASFCGQYDALLEQDLGVSLIQLVGILFCVYYVVRGVLQENRQELCAFLLSVLTLVLRSVLNYSLLPHQEQQKLMLRFVCILCVGVVHVVCTCLLIGAADRMAFRVGGALESVQERYFLLNLCFSMVTFDLQAQLCLCILMISGSEATNLRDSILIGCACIFWSCLTTVVGGVALLKKARVLVLVFLLLNIPEVVFFIYLMFTVISRWPADSAGPHTLVGALLSVGIKMALLGALGRLDKHFRQGLWGAEPIAAG